In one Magallana gigas chromosome 7, xbMagGiga1.1, whole genome shotgun sequence genomic region, the following are encoded:
- the LOC105328889 gene encoding KN motif and ankyrin repeat domain-containing protein 1 isoform X6 → MDAKETKERMLFIHESPHGEQMSSSVEKRVFQSDNVMSTSEVRTTTNGVPAWGVPPRIPSPGIPPPPPPRQYHSQVTANYNTESTGSQSSRNYSTSSMQKSSSSGQQTSLRRHQSDSGFVNGERYNSVGREIATAQIRGGAVTKMPGNGYHRERVQQVVTINEGDKCTCCPYGYHVDLDFVNYCETLADGSYLTKLKRIQREKRKLRKSMEFFLQQQENQEHSSPPPDLVQNVNVQATAFLKNIEYKDSATNKVLEEIDSSVDQTLHSIDSMMYTTQAHSQLVSSDDDISPSSNQNFNTFPMSKSYKNQNVEDEVITRDFSLRELGRSDSKESLSSISTMASDTYNLVPVKVTGFAQMTGGGSTSENNARFTHITTEELEYTMATHLPTEESTTTNISKSSMETVRKTMESSLQRIRELEEQVKAIPVLQVRISVLKEEKRLLMLQQKARNQKLNTRTIGVGESPVIPPPSPKSPPPTLPKPKVKNVGVGDHNIIEVYLLQPDLSPTCTIHDNEKFFSETTVIERDHYQGVFAPFAKHLPKPPTRTVGIGEGNVFDDGLRIHEKELRTVIIGKESVGKRNVGVDCRVATRDVGMNFSLDDEKPATRSVGVNVDSEAWLTTLNVKASEVRKAMQEALHRSVKTVGVSCDFKAQTVDTGVQYTHQHFRSIGVGDESVDKPQIPTRTVGVEAQPETMSKAANTDYGWKVDSATNTVKFFTDNKGVQSEKTRQGTMSTMTEGTRTYHETTQTEHRIFLALNMVKNTECNTEEKKKKSVSCDTDIRELTNADYGFHITFRGRNINSYDAGCNTERKKMCSVGVGEGKIEYEDEPMMEETTEEVTYVTQTQIIEAAQQNLARGKQITRTYGTVSSADRSALTKQLLEKGVVEIPQSSVIIQEISSSEGPMDIKTEETHQSSGSQCDDGAMSSESRTSSRMYSSARYGTVSDDSFPGLTDKNETVVYSSSKFGSGGSSDMSRFDVSDMLKEQENSGQASESLVEKKITSQGGNTFSVTTITTKKHSGDNEGGEETLLDGGERLRVLTGRATDQSGDSSASGMYRVTHHSSTMSYDGDSSDSGMSSFAKEQSSKGLDNDSVVELRMTSSESSSSGVDTSNEDQEEVHVITETYSLRDIGGQSYYEKYIKSAGMESENTAGRGQDSSDLDTMDSISSGSLKSCMKKSKSENGVKRGITFAETVTGGYTSSSNGEESSEENPSDTESTTSYEEGSYDGREGSIVYQCKDDVAIASGAPGAMMFDQNIREIFELNPEMRESCQTLAKYLENSTEVTTKQLNMSIEAIKKEWFKVSSHKLSDPNQVEDYLSSFNEISKPCLKHIVNLQDDNGNTAIHYAVSHCNFDIVSLLLDTGVIDLIKQNKAGYTATMLATLAYPQTDRQQDVIQRLFSMGDINAKASKSAVVSAQGGAPGAATQSSAGTSLEDRIRRSQDFDRERSYQSSYASGTLGLPPRRPTPQLGSSYRSIFRF, encoded by the exons ATGGATGCTAAAGAGACCAAAGAGAGAATGCTGTTCATTCATGAATCCCCTCACGGAGAACAGATGTCCAGCAGTGTAGAAAAAAGGGTATTTCAATCAGATAACGTGATGTCTACTTCAGAGGTTCGAACAACTACAAATGGAGTACCTGCATGGGGGGTACCCCCAAGAATCCCCTCACCCGGAattccccctcccccaccccctcgCCAGTACCACTCACAAGTGACTGCTAATTACAACACAGAGAGTACAGGAAGTCAGTCCAGTAGAAACTATTCTACCTCCAGCATGCAGAAGAGCAGCAGCAGTGGTCAGCAGACATCACTCCGGCGGCACCAGTCTGACAGCGGCTTTGTCAATGGGGAGAGGTACAACTCTGTGGGAAGGGAGATAGCCACCGCCCAAATCAGAGGAGGAGCTGTCACAAAAATGCCTG gaaATGGGTACCACAGAGAGCGAGTGCAACAGGTTGTGACCATCAATGAAGGGgataaatgtacatgttgtCCCTACGGCTACCATGTGGATCTGGATTTTGTTAACTATTGTGAAACTTTGGCTGATGGATCCTATTTGACTAAATTAAAGAGAATTCAGAGAGAGAAACGCAAGTTACGAAAGTCCATGGAGTTTTTTCTTCAGCAACAAGAGAACCAAGAGCATTCCAGTCCACCGCCAGACCTTGTTCAGAACGTCAATGTTCAAGCAACGGCCTTCCTCAAAAACATTGAATACAAAGACTCTGCCACTAACAAAGTGTTGGAGGAAATAGATTCGTCTGTGGATCAGACATTACATTCCATTGATTCCATGATGTACACTACACAGGCACATTCCCAGTTGGTCAGTTCTGATGATGACATCAGTCCCTCAAGCAATCAAAACTTCAACACATTCCCTATGTCTAAGTCCTATAAGAACCAGAATGTGGAGGATGAGGTGATCACTCGTGACTTTTCTCTCAGAGAGTTGGGAAGATCTGATTCCAAGGAGTCACTGTCCTCCATCTCCACCATGGCCAGTGATACTTATAACTTGGTGCCTGTTAAGGTAACCGGCTTTGCTCAGATGACTGGAGGAGGCAGTACATCCGAGAACAATGCCAGGTTTACTCACATTACAACAGAGGAGCTGGAGTATACAATGGCCACTCATCTGCCAACAGAAGAGTCCACCACAACAAACATCAGCAAGTCCTCTATGGAGACTGTCCGTAAAACCATGGAGAGTAGCCTTCAGAGGATAAGGGAGCTGGAAGAACAGGTCAAAGCCATTCCAGTGTTACAAGTCAGAATATCAGTGCTGAAGGAGGAGAAGAGGCTACTGATGCTTCAACAGAAAGCCAGGAACCAAAAACTGAATACAAGAACAATAGGAGTTGGAGAAAGCCCTGTGATTCCTCCTCCCTCTCCAAAATCTCCACCCCCAACTCTGCCCAAACCCAAAGTCAAGAATGTTGGGGTGGGGGATCATAATATCATTGAGGTGTATCTTCTGCAACCTGATTTATCCCCAACTTGTACAATTCATGACAACGAAAAGTTTTTCAGTGAGACAACTGTTATAGAGCGGGACCACTACCAAGGAGTGTTTGCACCATTTGCTAAACATCTGCCTAAGCCTCCAACCAGAACAGTGGGTATTGGTGAGGGGAATGTATTTGATGATGGCCTGAGGATTCACGAAAAAGAACTGAGAACAGTCATTATTGGAAAAGAAAGTGTGGGCAAGAGGAACGTGGGTGTAGACTGTCGTGTTGCCACAAGAGATGTAGGAATGAATTTCTCTCTTGATGATGAAAAACCAGCTACTAGGTCTGTAGGAGTGAATGTGGACTCAGAAGCTTGGTTGACAACCTTAAACGTCAAGGCATCAGAGGTGAGAAAAGCCATGCAGGAAGCTCTACACAGAAGTGTCAAAACAGTGGGAGTGAGCTGTGACTTTAAGGCTCAGACAGTAGATACAGGAGTACAATACACTCACCAGCATTTCAGATCTATTGGTGTAGGAGACGAATCTGTGGACAAACCTCAGATCCCAACACGAACTGTTGGTGTGGAGGCCCAGCCTGAAACAATGTCTAAAGCAGCTAATACAGACTATGGTTGGAAGGTGGATTCTGCCACCAACACGGTCAAATTCTTTACAGACAACAAGGGAGTGCAGTCTGAGAAAACTCGTCAAGGGACAATGAGTACAATGACAGAAGGCACAAGGACATACCATGAGACCACACAGACTGAGCACAGAATCTTCCTGGCTCTTAACATGGTTAAAAACACGGAATGTAACACGGAggagaagaaaaagaaatctgTGTCTTGTGACACTGACATTCGCGAGTTGACAAATGCTGACTATGGATTTCACATCACATTCCGTGGTCGCAATATAAACTCATACGATGCAGGATGCAATACTGAAAGGAAGAAGATGTGTAGTGTTGGAGTTGGAGAGGGAAAAATAGAATATGAAGATGAACCAATGATGGAGGAGACGACTGAGGAGGTGACCTATGTAACACAGACTCAGATTATAGAGGCAGCACAGCAGAACCTGGCCCGGGGCAAGCAAATCACCCGCACGTATGGAACAGTATCATCAGCTGACAGAAGTGCTCTAACCAAGCAACTGCTAGAAAAGGGAGTGGTGGAAATTCCTCAGTCCTCTGTTATTATTCAAGAAATTTCATCATCTGAAGGTCCAATGGATATAAAGACAGAAGAAACACATCAGTCTTCAGGGTCACAATGTGATGATGGTGCTATGAGTAGTGAAAGTCGGACATCAAGCAGAATGTACTCCAGTGCCAGATATGGAACAGTATCTGATGACAGTTTCCCTGGGTTAACAGACAAAAATGAGACTGTTGTTTATTCAAGTTCAAAGTTTGGGTCTGGCGGTAGTTCTGATATGTCTAGATTTGATGTGAGTGATATGTTAAAGGAACAAGAGAACAGTGGTCAGGCGTCCGAGTCTTTAGTGGAAAAGAAGATAACCAGTCAAGGAGGAAACACATTCTCTGTTACAACAATTACCACAAAGAAGCATTCAGGAGACAATGAGGGGGGTGAGGAGACTCTGCTGGATGGAGGGGAGAGACTGAGGGTGCTAACCGGCCGGGCCACAGATCAGTCGGGGGACTCATCGGCCAGTGGAATGTACAGAGTCACCCACCATTCATCCACCATGTCTTATGATGGTGATTCTTCAGATTCAGGAATGAGCAGTTTCGCCAAAGAGCAGAGTAGTAAAGGTCTTGACAATGATTCTGTTGTTGAACTACGTATGACTTCATCAGAGAGTTCTTCTTCTGGTGTGGACACCAGCAATGAAGACCAAGAGGAGGTTCATGTCATCACAGAGACTTACTCGCTCAGGGATATAGGGGGCCAGAGCTACTACGAAAAATACATCAAGTCTGCTGGGATGGAATCGGAGAATACAGCTGGAAGAGGGCAAGACAGTTCAGATCTGGATACCATGGACAGTATAAGCTCAGGCTCTCTCAAGTCCTGCATGAAGAAAAGTAAATCAGAAAATGGGGTCAAAAGGGGCATTACTTTTGCTGAAACAGTCACAGGAGG TTACACTTCTAGTAGCAATGGAGAGGAGAGCTCGGAGGAGAACCCCTCAGACACCGAGTCGACCACCAGCTATGAGGAGGGCTCCTATGATGGGAGGGAGGGGAGCATCGTGTACCAGTGTAAAGATGATGTGGCTATAGCATCGGGGGCTCCTGGGGCCATGATGTTTGATCAGAATATACGGGAAAT ttttgaaCTTAACCCCGAGATGAGGGAGTCCTGTCAAACTCTTGCCAAGTACCTGGAGAACTCAACAGAAGTCACAACCAAACAGCTG AATATGAGTATTGAAGCCATTAAGAAGGAGTGGTTTAAGGTGTCCAGCCACAAGCTTTCTGATCCTAACCAAGTGGAAGATTATCTGTCCAGCTTCAATGAGATTTCCAAACCCTGCCTGAAACACATTGTAAATCTACAAGACGACAAT GGTAATACAGCCATTCACTATGCTGTGTCCCATTGTAACTTTGACATAGTGAGTCTGCTGCTAGATACCGGTGTGATTGATCTGATTAAGCAGAACAAAGCGGGCTACACCGCCACCATGCTGGCTACCCTGGCCTAcccacagacagacagacagcagGACGTCATCCAGAGGCTCTTCTCCATGGGTGACATCAATGCCAAGGCCTCCAAG TCGGCAGTGGTGTCTGCTCAGGGTGGGGCACCAGGGGCTGCCACCCAGAGTAGTGCCGGTACATCTCTTGAGGACAGAATCAGAAGGAGTCAGGATTTTGATCGGGAAAGGTCTTACCAAAGTTCATATGCCTCTGGAACTCTTGGCTTGCCGCCACGGCGACCTACTCCCCAACTGGGATCTTCTTATAGAAGCatttttcgattttaa